In the genome of Torulaspora globosa chromosome 2, complete sequence, the window GACCACTTTGTTAACCTTTAGGCATCTAATGGCAAACTCCAATGTAGCCTTGAAGGTCAGGTCCTCTGGGCTGCAGACGTTAGCCACTGTTTTCCACGTGAACACTTCGCCCGGCAGCACACCCAGGCAGCCCTCGTTGTAGCGCGAGTCAGAACAACCGATGAAAAGAGTGTGCGGATTTTGGCCCTTCGCGTTGTACTCGCGGAACAGACCGGGGTGCAGATCGTTCATTGTCTTGGACCACTGTTGGTTCGCAGCCAGCAGATCGTCAAGTTTAGAATCATGTGTCAAAGTGAAGATAGAGTCGCTGATCATTCTTAGCCTTTCTTGTGGTTATGTTGGTTGCGATCTTTTGGATTCGACAGGGAGTCGCCCTGAAAATCTACCACGGTTGCACGTACTATATATACATCGACATGAGTTTGCCGTCGAGAGCTGTCTTACAGTCGTGGTAGTTGAGCACATTGTTGAGCCGGTGACTTCATTCTCGAAAATGGTTTCGTCACTGTGGGCACAATTGTTGAAATTAAACGGTTGACAAATGGGAAAGAAAGCACTATGCTGCAGCGTGTGACTGTTCGATAATCATGCCGTAATTCACGAGACTGCGCCCGCTGAACGGGGAAATGCAGTCGGGATTTAACTGGTGCAGCGTTGCTCGGGGCTTAACGAGGCCATTTTTACCCACGGGATTGTCTTGACGTCACCATGACACTTAACGGCCCGCAGGAGAGGGTAACAGACAAGGAGTTTTAAAATTGATGTCACGTGACTTTTCGTTTCCCAAAATTCCTGTGGTTTTGTACGAGCACGAAAGAGATAAGGGTTTTTTGCTTAGAGATGAGTCGCGATGTCTTTTGTGCAGTACTGCGTACATTGTATTTTGCAAAGGATAACTAAGTCTGATTTTTGTACTCTAGGACTTTTGAcaatttgatctttgtgACTGGTAATAGTTGATTGTATAAATAGTTGAAGGTTTCTTAGTGTTCCTTGATGTTTACATCGTAGATCTTCGCTCCTTTTTGTACAGTAGCCATTTATCTGGTTGATCAGTCTCTGTTGTAGAATGATAAAAAAGCCTTCCTCCAGTGTTGCTGGTAGGTCTACAGGTTTTGGATATGTGATCTCCGTGCTGACGCTGGTTGTGCTTCTGGTTCTTGCCGCttatcatcatctgctACCACTGCCCTTGGGCTCGGAGTTGGTGCGGACTGGTGGCAGCGGTGGTGATGATGGGTCAAGCCATAACATAACCATAGTGGATTTTTTCAAACCGTTTGATCCTGCACATCCCACATCCGTACCTTTAAAGGACTATTATAGAAGAATCAATCTAAGGCCTTTGTCGCCCTATGGTGTTGCTAGCGTGAATTTCACCGAATGGATTGATGAGCAGTTTGAGATATCGTTTGAATATCTTTTAAACAACGTTGCAGATTCGAATTTCCACAATGGCGGTTTGCTATCTCAAGGTGTTGCAGAAGGTGTCATTATAGCGTCACCTTCCAAGAAATCACCCGACTATTTCTATCAGTGGGTCCGTGACTCGGCCATCACTATTCGTTCTGTGATATCCAACATGTTCATTCTGAATAGTACTCAGGTTTATGATGATGTCTACATTTTGAATGCCACGTTGGCGGCGACTGTTTTGAAATACGTTAATAATTCCTATGTCCTGCAAAGATTAGACAATCTATCAGGAGATGGTGTTAAATTAGACCAAGCAGGACAATTGAAGGGGCTGGGAGAACCCAAATGGCTTGTTGATAATCACCCGTTTATGGAATCTTGGGGTAGACCGCAAAATGACGGACCACCACTTAGATCTGTGGCGGTACTTCATTTTTTGGATGAGTTGAGACAACAAGGCCTAAAGTTCAGCGATATCATCGATCAATGCAACCGGAGTAAATTGTTGAAGGGCCGTTTGCCCTTTAAGGATGAGAGAGAGCTATTTGAAAAGGTAATATACTGGGATCTTCAGTTTGTGCTCAAAAATTGGCAAGCCGATTCGTTCGACCTGTGGGAGGAAGTTAATGGTAAACATTTCTTTACTTCAATAGTGCAATTTGCAGCGATCAGGATGGGATTGCGTTTCTTACAGGAACATCCGGACTATACATGGGACAGTTTTGATAAATCGGCCCTTTCCAATGCTTTGCAAAAATGCGTCGAACAGATGCTCCAATTCTTGACCCTGGGCGCCGGATTCTTGAACCCAAACAAAAATTTTATCGTGGAGACACCGTCAATCTTGAACTCAAGGTCTGGTTTAGATATTGCTGTGATTATTGGATCTCTCTTGACCAGGAACTATGAGGACAACATGCCATTCGGTGTTAATGATTCTGGTGTGTTAAACACATTGTATCACCTGGTCAAATCGATGGGGATAATTTACCCCATAAATCATCCAAAGGCAAACCTGAATATTGGTGTGGCTCTCGGTAGATATCCTGAAGACGTTTATGACGGAGTCGGTACTTCCGAGGGAAACCCATGGTTTTTGGCAACATGTTCAGCTTCCGAGTTACTCTACCAATTGATCTTGGAGAGTTACCACGCGCAAACCGATCTGGTTATCCCCTTGAACAAATGGGAGTCGGAGTTTTGGACTTTAATATTTGATGGATTCGATGATTACAACAGACAAAGCTACCAATTGGTAATTCCCTGGGGCACACCGGCCTTTACCCAAACAATGATATCcatctttgatcttggagaGTCCTTCCTAGACGTGGTCCGCGAGCACGTAAGCGAGGGTGGACACATGAGTGAGCAATTCAACAAGTATACAGGGTATTTACAGGGAGCCGCCAATCTGACGTGGTCCTATGGTGCCTTGTGGAAAAGTTGCCACGCGCGTGCCCAAGCACAAACTCTCATCGGTCTGCAATCAGAAGGGGACCTCTAGACCGACTTTACTGGCGGTTCTTCTGACGGTTTCGCTCTGCGACAACTTCGAGCCACCATTGTAACGCTCGATCAGCTCGTCGTACTCCCTCTGGTTATTCAAGAACGCCGCAATATCCTCAAGATGTTGTAGCAGTCGCGGCCTCTCGCCGTCGCTGCGTTCTACCAAATTCTCTCTGAGAATAGAAGTATCGCCAACGAAATGCAATCGCTTATCGTgctcgatcttttcatttttcaacagatcCACCTGTCTATTCAGCATTTGCAATTCCTTAAACAACTTAGTCTTTTGCATACTATCAGTAGCTGCGTTCTGAGCCCTGACAACATTCATTCTCTTGTACGTGAGCATTGCAATCTCCTTCCGTCTTTGCTCCATTCGTTGCGCGATACGCGATTTGCGGTCACTACGAACCATCGCCCTAATCAGGCATCGGTaagccttcaaagcatcagTTCCGATCATCTCGCCGGTCCTCCAAGGTTCTCCACCTTTCTACCTCATCACATCCTATCTCTTCAGCGCTATTGATCAACTCCAGACGTACCAAGGTGTTGCCCGCTCCAAGAAGCCGGGTGACCTGCCCAGCAGCCGACCTCGGCCTCCGAACCATTCCCGACGCCGGCACCGCGCGTCATCGAAAAGCAGAATTTCCCCTGCCATCCTCAGGCCCCCATAACGTCTCCCTTTCCGCCTCCGTGAGTCGAGTGATCGTGCAGGGCAGCCGCGTTTGTTTCTGCCCGCTCTCCAGACCGTTGATCAAACTCGAGTAACACGAGGTTCGTTGACGCAATGACAAACgcatatatatatatagaTAACTATGTACAACTATCGTCCGCACATAATCCAGTTACGTTGCGCTTAGTTGTGGCAGAAAACCTCGTTTATACAACCGAAATGCTTAGATCTGCTATTGCCAAGAGGACTCTTGCAACCGTCGCCAGTACAGAAAAAGTGCTGCCCAAGAAATATGGCGGTCGGTTCGTGGTCACGTTGATTCCCGGGGACGGTGTGGGCAAAGAAGTGACCGACTCGGTGGTTTCCGTGTTCGAAGCCGAGAACCTGCCCATCGACTGGGACCGCGTGGATATCTCCGGTCTGGACCACGAAGAGGGCGTCGCAGCCGCCGTCCAATCGCTTAAAAGGAACAAGGTCGGTCTAAAGGGGATCTGGCACACTTCCGCGGCAGACCAGGCAGGCAAGGGCTCTCTCAACGTCGCGCTGCGGAAACACCTGGACATCTACGCCAACGTGGCTCTGTTCAAGTCGGTGCCCGGGGTGCGCACCCGGATCCCAGACGTGGACCTGGTGGTCATCCGTGAAAACACCGAGGGTGAATACTCCGGGCTGGAACACGAGTCTGTGCCGGGCGTGGTGGAGTCTCTGAAGATCATGACGGAGGCCAAGACCGAGCGGATTGCGCGTTTCGCGTTCGATTTCGCCAAGAAATATAACCGCCAAGCGGTCACCGCGGTTCACAAGGCCAACATCATGAAGCTTGGCGACGGCTTGTTCCGCAACGTGGTCACGCGTGTCGGCGAGCAGGAATACCCAGACATACGCGTCAACTCGATCATTGTCGACAACGCGTCGATGCAGACGGTCGCCAAGCCACACCAGTTCGACGTGCTTGTCACACCCTCGATGTACGGTACCATCCTGGGCAACATCGGCGCCGCGCTGATCGGCGGGCCCGGTCTCGTGCCCGGAGCCAACTACGGCCGCGAATACGCGGTGTTCGAGCCTGGCTCCCGCCATGTAGGTCTCGATATCAAAGACCAGAACATCGCCAACCCAACGGCGATGATCCTTTCTGCCGCACTGATGTTGGATCATCTCGGGCTAAACACTTCTGCATCTAGAATCTCCAACGCGGTCCACCAGGTGATCGCAGAGGGTAAGACCACCACGCCGGATATCGGCGGAACAGCCTCTACTACCGAGTTCACCGAGGCTGTCATTGCAAGACTTGCTTCTATGTCATAGGTACTATACACTCCCCCTGTCTCTTAGTCTTTTGTCTCTCACAGTAGTGCATTTGTATATACAAATTTTCGCCGTtcctcggcggctaaataGCGCATCGGCCGGATACAAGCTTCAGCGCCGAGGGGCCCCCGCAGGCGCTAATCAAGGCTTTTTCGTTTCTTGCGGTGGTTCGTAAGGCTTGCCAAGAGCTGTTTTCCGCATAATAGGATAGGTTGCCAGTCGCGCATTCTTACAATCTCGCACCAGACTCGCTGGCGGGCGTCCTACTGCTGTGCCAGGGCGTTGAACCCTCCTGCCGAGTACCGATGCCGGCCAGCAGTGGCACAGCGGATAGGTGTCGTTtgctcgatgagctgttcTGTCTGCTTGTAATTCACGTGGAGCTTCCGGAATGGGAGTTTTCGCCTATATAGTAGGGAAACAGTGGTAAGAACaagggaagaagagggcCCAGACGGCAAAGCCAGCGAAGTAGTCATGACTTCGTTGATTAACGAACCCAGTACTGATTTCCATCTGAAGTTGAACGAGCAATTGTTCCACATACCTTATGAACTCCTTCGTAGGAACGTCAGACAAGTGCATAAACTGATAGAGAAGGAGTCGCTCGTTCTGCAGGGTTTATTCAAGGAACTGGATGGATTACTGAAGTCGGACGATCTGGAACAGGATAAGATCGCCCTGGTGAAGTTGAATGAGATCATTAGGAAAGTGGAAAtatttgagaagaagatcaacagaAGGTCCGATGAAGAGTTGAAGTTGTTGGAAAGGATTCACGTCAGGCTGaagttctttgaagaactggaagagtCCAAGGCGTCTGGTAATGTTTCTCGTCTCACCGAATGGTATCAGAAGTACACAAACGTTCTGATCGGGGATTATCTGATCCGGAACGATCAGGTGCGGTCGAGTGCTGAGCAAGAGAACAGCGGCGGCGACGATGGGTCGATAGATGACAAGCTTTGGAACCCGGGAGTGATTTTtttgaagcagcagcagctaGATCGCTTGCTGGACTACGATATCCTGCTAGCGGCTAACAGAATCTCCAAGTCACTGACACAAGACCACGATATGCAGCCGCTGCTGCATTGGATAGGGGAAAACAGAActtttctgaagaagaattgCTCTTTTCTAGAATTCGAAGCGAGGTTACAGGAATATGTGGAACTTTTGAAACAACGCGACTACCAAGGCGCCATTGGTTGTTTCCAAAAATTCCTGCTACAGTTTGCTGAGAGCAACTATGCGGATCTGAAGCTGGCTTCAGGTCTGTTGGTTTTTATCAATAGTTGTCAGCCGCAGCAACCCGTTCGGCCaatcgatgagttgatTGATCCTCAAATAATTACGACAAACGAGGAGGACAGCTCAGCGGCATTCCGGTCAACTTCCCAATCGTCCCGCGATGAGGTGTATGAGTACTTTTTCCGCAGGAAAATTCCAAATAATGAAAGAAGGGTCCCCGTGCCCTCTGTCAGCAAGCTCATCTTCAAACAGCGTAACGGGAATAGAGATCTTGCTCGCTATACGGATCTGCTGGACTCTAGGAGGTGGTATACCCTGAACGAGCTTTTTACGAAGGAGTACTACTTAATGTACGGTATCTCACATAGCGAGCCGCTCTTGATGTATCTTTCTCTGGGGATATCGACTTTGAAAACCAGGGAATGTCTGCACGAGAGAGAGGTCCCAACCTCAGATAAACCGGAGCTTGATAACTATCTTGCAAAAGATGTTCTAGCGACAACCTGTCCCGTGTGCACCGATGAATTCGCTTCAATTGCAAAGGATCTGCCCTATGCTCATCATACTCAATcaaagctttttgaaaaTCCAGTGATGTTGCCAAATGGTAACATCTATGATGCGAAAAAACTGAAATCATTAGCCTCTGCTCTGAACAATGCCAAGCTGGccaatttgaaagattttgagGTTATGGATCCGATAGATAAGAAAATATACTcggagaaagaattcatcACTATGTATCCAACATGAGGTGTATATATTTCATTTACGTTTAATGACTTGACCTGTTTGGTTTCAcgcttcatcatcactttCGGCTTTGCGCTTAGCCTGCGGAAGCatgaacttttggaaaacGTATATCCTGGCTT includes:
- the FYV10 gene encoding glucose-induced degradation complex subunit FYV10 (ancestral locus Anc_2.279); the protein is MTSLINEPSTDFHLKLNEQLFHIPYELLRRNVRQVHKLIEKESLVLQGLFKELDGLLKSDDLEQDKIALVKLNEIIRKVEIFEKKINRRSDEELKLLERIHVRLKFFEELEESKASGNVSRLTEWYQKYTNVLIGDYLIRNDQVRSSAEQENSGGDDGSIDDKLWNPGVIFLKQQQLDRLLDYDILLAANRISKSLTQDHDMQPLLHWIGENRTFLKKNCSFLEFEARLQEYVELLKQRDYQGAIGCFQKFLLQFAESNYADLKLASGLLVFINSCQPQQPVRPIDELIDPQIITTNEEDSSAAFRSTSQSSRDEVYEYFFRRKIPNNERRVPVPSVSKLIFKQRNGNRDLARYTDLLDSRRWYTLNELFTKEYYLMYGISHSEPLLMYLSLGISTLKTRECLHEREVPTSDKPELDNYLAKDVLATTCPVCTDEFASIAKDLPYAHHTQSKLFENPVMLPNGNIYDAKKLKSLASALNNAKLANLKDFEVMDPIDKKIYSEKEFITMYPT
- the FMC1 gene encoding Fmc1p (ancestral locus Anc_2.277), producing the protein MIGTDALKAYRCLIRAMVRSDRKSRIAQRMEQRRKEIAMLTYKRMNVVRAQNAATDSMQKTKLFKELQMLNRQVDLLKNEKIEHDKRLHFVGDTSILRENLVERSDGERPRLLQHLEDIAAFLNNQREYDELIERYNGGSKLSQSETVRRTASKVGLEVPF
- the IDH1 gene encoding isocitrate dehydrogenase (NAD(+)) IDH1 (ancestral locus Anc_2.278) encodes the protein MTNAYIYIDNYVQLSSAHNPVTLRLVVAENLVYTTEMLRSAIAKRTLATVASTEKVLPKKYGGRFVVTLIPGDGVGKEVTDSVVSVFEAENLPIDWDRVDISGLDHEEGVAAAVQSLKRNKVGLKGIWHTSAADQAGKGSLNVALRKHLDIYANVALFKSVPGVRTRIPDVDLVVIRENTEGEYSGLEHESVPGVVESLKIMTEAKTERIARFAFDFAKKYNRQAVTAVHKANIMKLGDGLFRNVVTRVGEQEYPDIRVNSIIVDNASMQTVAKPHQFDVLVTPSMYGTILGNIGAALIGGPGLVPGANYGREYAVFEPGSRHVGLDIKDQNIANPTAMILSAALMLDHLGLNTSASRISNAVHQVIAEGKTTTPDIGGTASTTEFTEAVIARLASMS
- the SGA1 gene encoding glucan 1,4-alpha-glucosidase (ancestral locus Anc_2.276) — its product is MIKKPSSSVAGRSTGFGYVISVLTLVVLLVLAAYHHLLPLPLGSELVRTGGSGGDDGSSHNITIVDFFKPFDPAHPTSVPLKDYYRRINLRPLSPYGVASVNFTEWIDEQFEISFEYLLNNVADSNFHNGGLLSQGVAEGVIIASPSKKSPDYFYQWVRDSAITIRSVISNMFILNSTQVYDDVYILNATLAATVLKYVNNSYVLQRLDNLSGDGVKLDQAGQLKGLGEPKWLVDNHPFMESWGRPQNDGPPLRSVAVLHFLDELRQQGLKFSDIIDQCNRSKLLKGRLPFKDERELFEKVIYWDLQFVLKNWQADSFDLWEEVNGKHFFTSIVQFAAIRMGLRFLQEHPDYTWDSFDKSALSNALQKCVEQMLQFLTLGAGFLNPNKNFIVETPSILNSRSGLDIAVIIGSLLTRNYEDNMPFGVNDSGVLNTLYHLVKSMGIIYPINHPKANLNIGVALGRYPEDVYDGVGTSEGNPWFLATCSASELLYQLILESYHAQTDLVIPLNKWESEFWTLIFDGFDDYNRQSYQLVIPWGTPAFTQTMISIFDLGESFLDVVREHVSEGGHMSEQFNKYTGYLQGAANLTWSYGALWKSCHARAQAQTLIGLQSEGDL